Proteins encoded together in one Miscanthus floridulus cultivar M001 chromosome 16, ASM1932011v1, whole genome shotgun sequence window:
- the LOC136514005 gene encoding uncharacterized protein encodes MGTPMSPWNGRLRSHHTTPRSLPKKRLPSQTKNPEEKEKLQTLKKPQSLPKRRLPPQTKNSEEKEELQTSKKQVAPKKTARGRHAGAAAHQPRAPLRQLSRLAGRDPEHPIVIDDDVSGEHKARADQSAITPLRRSPRFHVEDKSLGKSLLPPNRRETSANRKTKTAHRKDKNQESLKRNRGSAVFPPRKDISDVSNKKSDKQELKPNHCKVQTGKRKRGTERRVSSKKQSCQDPEPFPAYCQEIAPRNEPSKSTHRRIEKDPSIEVKLKVGDERLTNIDENINKPSGTEREGMGNFCGSDDWTKEQDMALRKAYFSARPSPHFWNKDSKMVPMPGRSAEDCFNRIYSDLSTPTPIGLRPRTSKTTYSPIGNFTLSDPELPNILEPTVGRRKTAKQKSLVAQKTVKHLLQKHCRIDQAQEADHFSIFECSPSALQLNLSFEDSPGTPDSCMNSASLGKRSGSSSARKKSFSRLRTKPSEPSPAVLKPIKNVILHEKYIDQLARREGTKRPRRRTPAGSKAADSGKSLSEQQAGSVKTAKNALISEATDFISSFKTLQANSLAHVVENSEDEIECDASDCSHDDKE; translated from the exons ATGGGTACACCAATGTCGCCATGGAATGGGCGGCTGCGCTCTCACCACACGACCCCTCGAAGTTTGCCCAAGAAGAGGCTCCCTTCCCAGACCAAGAACCCGGAGGAGAAAGAGAAGCTCCAAACATTGAAGAAGCCTCAAAGTTTGCCCAAGAGGAGGCTCCCTCCCCAGACCAAGAACTCGGAGGAGAAAGAGGAGCTCCAAACATCGAAGAAGCAGGTTGCCCCCAAGAAGACAGCGAGAGGTCGCCACGCTGGAGCTGCTGCACATCAGCCGAGGGCACCATTACGCCAGTTGTCGCGGCTCGCTGGAAGAGACCCTGAGCATCCAATTGTGATAGACGATGATGTAAGCGGA GAACATAAAGCCAGGGCTGATCAATCAGCAATTACGCCTCTTCGCAGATCCCCACGATTCCATGTGGAAGATAAGAGTTTGGGCAAGTCACTGTTGCCACCAAATCGCCGGGAGACCTCTGCTAACAGAAAGACTAAAACAGCTCATAGGAAAGACAAAAATCAAGAGAGCCTGAAAAGGAATAGGGGAAGTGCTGTATTTCCTCCTAGGAAAGATATTTCAGATGTATCTAACAAAAAGAGTGACAAGCAAGAGTTAAAGCCCAATCATTGTAAAGTTCAGACAGGAAAGAGGAAGAGAGGAACAGAAAGGAGGGTGTCATCGAAGAAGCAAAGTTGCCAGGACCCCGAACCATTTCCTGCGTATTGCCAAGAAATTGCACCTCGCAATGAACCCAGTAAATCCACCCACAGAAGGATTGAAAAGGACCCTTCTATCGAGGTGAAGCTTAAAGTTGGTGATGAGAGGCTGACAAACATTGATGAAAACATCAACAAGCCAAGTGGGACTGAGAGAGAAGGAATGGGAAATTTTTGTGGTTCTGATGATTGGACAAAAGAGCAGGACATGGCATTGCGCAAAGCTTACTTCAGTGCCCGACCATCCCCACATTTCTGGAACAAAGATTCAAAAATGGTACCTA TGCCTGGGAGATCTGCTGAAGACTGCTTCAACAGAATTTATTCTGACCTCTCAACACCGACTCCAATTGGCCTACGTCCCAGAACAAGTAAAACAACATATTCTCCTATAGGAAATTTCACATTGTCTGATCCAGAACTTCCAAATATCTTGGAACCTACGGTCGGAAGGCGAAAGACTGCTAAACAGAAGAGTCTAGTAGCTCAGAAGACAGTGAAGCATTTgttgcagaagcattgccgcattGACCAAGCTCAAGAGGCTGACCACTTCTCAATTTTTGAATGCTCACCAAGTGCCTTACAATTGAACTTATCTTTTGAAGATTCTCCTGGGACTCCTGACAGTTGTATGAATTCAGCTTCTCTAGGCAAGCGCAGTGGAAGTTCTTCAGCACGAAAGAAATCATTTTCAAGGTTAAGAACTAAGCCATCTGAACCGAGCCCAGCAGTTCTAAAGCCTATAAAGAATGTTATCTTACATGAGAAGTACATTGATCAATTGGCACGTAGAGAAGGCACAAAAAGGCCTCGCAGAAGGACACCAGCAGGCTCTAAAGCTGCTGATTCTGGGAAGTCTCTTTCTGAGCAGCAAGCTGGTAGTGTGAAGACTGCTAAAAATGCTCTCATCTCAGAAGCAACCGACTTCATAAGCAGTTTTAAGACGCTGCAAGCCAATTCCCTTGCGCATGTTGTGGAGAATAGTGAAGACGAGATTGAATGTGATGCCAGTGATTGTAGCCATGATGATAAAGAATAA